A window from Apostichopus japonicus isolate 1M-3 chromosome 2, ASM3797524v1, whole genome shotgun sequence encodes these proteins:
- the LOC139978550 gene encoding uncharacterized protein, whose translation MVMVGVRPYLPAKGVQFLLGNDLAGGRVIVNPIVTDKPSTCDNTEQLQKEIPNLFPACAVTRAMSQKLQEVSNSDHSSFSNETNSKHRESPKKCPPKEAFHNSQAEFNLADTFLGRLYNDPDPPLGPLSSLPNGVNPEQSNSVPFEVFSSDSLSREQLLLEQEKDPELTLLCDKAITEDEAENVPVCFYLKKGILMRKWRPPDVSAFDEWRVYHQVVVPKVYRSDVLSLAHETPFSGHLGVNKTYHRILNHFFWPNLKKDVSYFCRTCHTCQLVGKPNQTIPPAPLKPIPAFEEPFSRVIIDCVGPLPKTKSGNQYMLTIMCASTRFPEAIPVRDIKAKTVCKVLIKFFTLVGLPKSVQSDQGSNFMSRVFQQAMYQLNIRQVTSSAYHPQSQGALERFHQTLKSMIRTYCFENVKDWDEGVHFLMFAARESIQESLGFSPFELVFGHRVRGPLKMLKEKWMCETEDLNILDYVCKFKYRLHRACEIARENLKSAQNSMKLRYDKRAVDRSFSPGNKVLVFLPVPNSPLHARYFGPYVIHKKVSDTDYIVLTPDRRKSKRLCHINMLKKYYERNSKDNSFKITSSIVTSEVDCEDEVEGQNVPEMCIKLQNSDVMSNLDKKLCHLSTVQSEQIGSLLRDFSHLFSDSPTRTNLVYHDVDVGDSKSIKQHPYRMNPVKSKHLRDEIQYMLKHDIIEPSDSEWSSPCILVPKPDGSFRFCTDYRKVNTVTRTDSYPIPRVDDCIDRIGNARFVTKFDLLKGYWEIPLTDRAKRVSAFVTPDGLFQYKVMPFGMKNAPATFQRLLNNITASLENCEVYIDDIIVYSNSWYEHVTRIRSLFEKLTEANLTVNLVKSEIAHANVIFLGHVVGQGEVKPVKAKVEAIDKYPVPATKKQLMRFLGMARYYRRFCRNFSDVAAPLTNLLSKSTKFVWTESCQNAFDKIKAILMSSPVLRAPNFSKQFTLATDASDFGVGAVLLQVDDHGVDHPVCYFSKQFNSHQKNYSTIEKETLSLLLGLQHFDVYLGTTSFPIIVLTDHNPLTFLQKMRNKNQRLIRWSLFLQQYNLCIKHIKGKENVIPDVLSRA comes from the coding sequence ATGGTTATGGTGGGTGTTAGACCATATCTTCCTGCAAAAGGGGTGCAGTTTCTCTTAGGCAATGATTTGGCAGGTGGCAGAGTAATAGTCAATCCAATTGTCACTGACAAGCCGAGCACTTGTGATAACACAGAGCAGTTACAGAAAGAAATTCCTAATCTCTTCCCTGCATGTGCTGTGACTCGCGCTATGTCTCAAAAACTTCAAGAAGTTTCAAATTCGGATCATTCTTCCTTTTCAAACGAGACTAACTCCAAACATAGGGAGTCTCCTAAGAAATGTCCTCCAAAAGAGGCTTTCCATAATTCCCAAGCGGAATTTAATTTGGCTGATACCTTTTTGGGTCGCCTTTATAATGATCCCGACCCTCCTTTGGGTCCCCTAAGTTCGTTACCAAACGGTGTGAACCCAGAACAGTCAAACTCTGTTCCTTTTGAGGTGTTCTCTTCTGATTCCCTGTCAAGAGAACAACTCCTGTTAGAGCAGGAAAAAGATCCTGAACTAACCTTGCTGTGCGACAAGGCAATCACCGAGGACGAAGCAGAAAACGTCCCGGTTTGTTTTTACCTTAAAAAGGGTATATTAATGAGAAAGTGGAGACCACCAGATGTATCCGCATTTGATGAGTGGCGAGTTTATCACCAAGTGGTCGTTCCTAAAGTCTATAGGTCTGATGTATTAAGTTTGGCACATGAGACGCCTTTTTCTGGTCATCTTGGCGTTAACAAAACATACCATCGTATTTTGAATCACTTCTTTTGGCCAAATCTTAAGAAAGATGTTTCTTATTTCTGTAGAACATGTCATACATGTCAACTAGTGGGTAAACCGAATCAAACAATCCCACCAGCACCACTTAAACCAATTCCCGCTTTTGAAGAGCCTTTTAGTAGAGTGATCATAGATTGCGTCGGTCCTCTACCGAAAACTAAATCTGGTAACCAGTATATGCTTACTATAATGTGCGCATCGACAAGGTTCCCCGAAGCTATTCCTGTTAGGGATATTAAGGCTAAGACCGTGTGTAAGGTTTTGATTAAATTCTTTACTTTGGTTGGTTTACCAAAGTCTGTTCAATCCGATCAGGGTTCAAATTTTATGTCAAGAGTTTTCCAACAAGCTATGTATCAGTTGAATATTAGACAAGTTACATCTAGCGCTTATCATCCACAAAGCCAAGGTGCGTTGGAAAGATTCCACCAAACATTGAAGAGTATGATTAGGacatattgttttgaaaatgtaaaagattgGGATGAAGGTGTTCATTTCTTAATGTTTGCTGCCCGAGAGTCAATTCAAGAGTCATTAGGGTTTAGCCCGTTCGAGCTTGTGTTTGGTCACAGAGTTCGTGGTCCActaaaaatgttgaaagaaaaGTGGATGTGCGAGACAGAAGACCTGAATATTCTTGATTATGTCTGTAAGTTCAAGTACAGACTTCACAGAGCATGTGAGATTGCCAGAGAAAACCTAAAGAGTGCTCAAAATAGCATGAAACTTAGATATGACAAACGTGCGGTAGATAGATCATTTTCACCTGGAAACAAGGTATTAGTGTTTTTGCCAGTTCCTAATTCACCATTGCATGCTCGATATTTTGGCCCTTATGTTATTCACAAAAAAGTGAGTGACACTGATTACATTGTTTTGACTCCGGACAGACGTAAATCCAAGAGATTGTGTCATATTAACATGCTTAAGAAATATTACGAGAGAAACTCTAAGGATAATAGTTTCAAGATTACGTCATCAATTGTTACTTCTGAAGTAGATTGTGAAGATGAGGTCGAAGGTCAAAATGTTCCAGAAATGTGTATTAAATTGCAAAATTCTGATGTAATGTCAAACCTTGATAAGAAGTTATGCCATTTGTCAACTGTTCAAAGTGAGCAAATCGGTTCATTGTTGCGAGATTTTTCACATCTATTTTCAGACAGTCCGACCAGGACTAATCTAGTGTATCACGATGTTGATGTGGGTGATTCGAAGTCAATTAAGCAACACCCATATAGAATGAATCCTGTAAAATCTAAGCATCTGCGTGATGAAATTCAGTATATGTTGAAACATGATATTATTGAACCTAGCGACAGTGAGTGGTCTTCTCCATGTATTTTGGTTCCCAAACCAGACGGAAGTTTTAGATTTTGTACCGATTATCGGAAAGTAAACACCGTTACACGGACCGATTCATACCCCATCCCTAGAGTGGATGATTGTATTGATAGAATTGGTAATGCAAGGTTCGTAACGAAGTTTGACTTGCTAAAAGGGTACTGGGAAATACCACTCACTGATCGAGCTAAGAGAGTGTCGGCATTCGTTACACCCGATGGGTTATTTCAATATAAAGTAATGCCGTTCGGAATGAAGAACGCTCCAGCGACATTCCAACGTTTGTTAAACAATATAACTGCCAGTTTAGAAAATTGTGAAGTTTATATTGATGACATTATTGTGTATAGCAACTCGTGGTATGAGCATGTAACTCGTATTAGATCACTTTTTGAGAAGTTAACTGAGGCAAATCTTACTGTAAATCTTGTCAAAAGTGAGATTGCACATGCAAATGTTATTTTTCTAGGTCACGTGGTTGGTCAAGGCGAGGTAAAACCCGTCAAGGCCAAGGTTGAGGCTATTGACAAATATCCAGTCCCAGCTACGAAAAAGCAATTAATGCGATTTTTAGGTATGGCTAGGTACTATAGGAGATTTTGTCGGAATTTTTCCGATGTTGCTGCTCCGCTCACGAATTTATTGAGTAAGAGCACAAAGTTTGTTTGGACAGAGAGTTGTCAAAATGCTTTTGATAAAATCAAGGCAATCTTAATGAGTTCCCCTGTTTTAAGAGCTCCAAATTTTTCTAAGCAGTTTACGTTAGCAACAGACGCAAGTGATTTTGGTGTAGGCGCTGTTCTCTTACAAGTCGATGATCACGGTGTCGATCACCCAGTGTGTTATTTTTCTAAACAGTTCAATTCACATCAAAAGAATTATTCCACCATTGAGAAGGAAACGTTATCTTTGTTGTTAGGACTTCAACATTTTGATGTTTACTTAGGCACTACTTCATTTCCAATTATCGTGCTAACCGATCATAATCCTTTAACGTTTTTGCAAAAGATGAGAAACAAGAATCAAAGATTGATTCGATGGAGCTTATTTTTGCAACagtataatttatgtattaagcacattaaaggaaaagaaaatgtcattcCAGATGTATTGTCAAGAGCATAA